In Nostoc sp. CENA543, a single genomic region encodes these proteins:
- a CDS encoding SMP-30/gluconolactonase/LRE family protein: MENAVGLPPIYEDTPIDLVPYRVITSFPAYTFLENLAIAADGTIFVTNHEIGQIVRVTPDGNQEIHATVAGKVSGLAFTSDGDLIATGWNADSVPAVFLVTQDGTVKTLLTLPDAIFLNGITPLSDNKYLTADSYRGAIWLIDIVQPSASIWLEHPLLARSNSENPIPAANGIKRFCRTIYVSNTEQMLLLRIPLGMDDHPSEPEIFVEKTNIDDFAFDLEGNLYGATHIYNSVVRIGTDGLTTIIAQAEQGVIGSTSVAFGQSASDNTAIYVVTNGGMFLPLPSGVFPANVVRLEVGKVGYHFT, encoded by the coding sequence ATGGAAAATGCTGTAGGTTTACCGCCTATTTACGAGGATACGCCGATTGATTTAGTTCCTTACCGAGTCATCACCTCTTTCCCTGCCTATACTTTTTTAGAAAATCTGGCGATCGCTGCCGATGGTACAATCTTTGTCACTAATCACGAAATTGGCCAGATTGTTCGCGTCACCCCAGATGGTAATCAGGAAATTCACGCTACTGTTGCAGGTAAAGTCAGTGGTCTGGCTTTCACTAGCGATGGAGATTTGATTGCTACAGGCTGGAATGCTGATTCTGTACCTGCGGTATTTTTAGTTACCCAAGATGGTACAGTCAAAACCTTGTTGACCTTACCAGATGCCATATTTCTCAACGGCATTACCCCTCTCTCAGACAATAAATATTTGACAGCAGATTCCTATCGGGGTGCAATTTGGCTCATTGATATTGTTCAACCCAGTGCGTCAATTTGGTTAGAACATCCGTTGCTGGCTCGTAGTAATTCCGAAAATCCCATCCCGGCTGCTAATGGTATCAAACGTTTTTGCCGAACAATATATGTTTCTAATACAGAGCAAATGTTGTTATTACGGATTCCCCTTGGTATGGATGACCATCCAAGTGAGCCGGAAATATTTGTAGAGAAGACTAATATTGATGACTTTGCTTTTGACTTAGAAGGCAACCTTTACGGAGCCACCCACATTTATAACAGTGTGGTGCGGATTGGTACTGATGGATTGACAACTATTATTGCTCAAGCCGAGCAAGGTGTAATTGGCAGCACATCTGTGGCCTTTGGTCAAAGCGCAAGTGATAATACCGCAATTTATGTTGTCACCAATGGGGGGATGTTTTTACCTCTACCTTCGGGAGTTTTTCCGGCTAATGTCGTCCGTCTAGAAGTGGGGAAAGTTGGATACCACTTTACTTAA